The DNA sequence GACGTAGAGCGGTTTGATGCCGAAAGGGTCGCGCGCCAGCAGGAGCGCCGGCCCCGCGTCCGAGCGTCCGAAGCGCCGAGCACCCGTGTCCACCGCGGCGAATGCGAACATGCCGTCGAGGTGCGGGAGCGCTTCGACGCCCCACACGTCCAGGGCCCGCAACACGACCTCCGTATCCGACTCCGAGCGGAAGCGGGCGCCGAGGCCTTCCAGGCGACGCCGCAGGTCGTGCGCGTTGTACAGCTCGCCGTTGTAGGTGAGGTGGAGGGTCCCATCCTCCGTAGCCATAGGCATATGGCCGGCCGAGCTCAAGTCCCGGATCGCCAGGCGACGGTTGCCCAATCCGACGTACAGCCCACGCAGGGAGCGGTGGCTCCACAACCCCGCGTCGTCCGGTCCGCGGTGGTGGAGCCGCGCGGTCATGCGCGAGAGCACCTCGTCGTCCCCGCGGGCGAGGAGCCCCGCGATGCCGCACATCTAGGGAAGCTCCCCGACCGAAGAGCCCACAGCGCCTGGAGCGCCGCGAGCGCGATGCCGTGTCACCAGCGTGCTCACTCCGCCTTGCGCGCCAGGACGCGCAGGCGATAGCCCAGACCCGCCTCTTCGATCCAGTGGTCCATGCGAGCCCGTTCCTCGGGCAGCGCCAACCTGCGAGCCAACTCCGGGGGCAAACGGTCTGACCGTGGCGCGCCGAAGGGATCGAATCCCTGCACGTGGTTGAGCACCGAGTCCAGAACCGACACCGCGGTCAGCACCCGGACGACTTCGAAGCCCACCTCCTCGAGGAGTCGCGCCAGCGTGCGCGCGTCGAAGTAGACCAGGTGGTTGCGGTTGAAGGTCCGCGCCCGACCCTGCAGGACCAGGACGCCGAGGGAGGCCACGTTGGGGACTCCCACGAGAAACGCACCGCCCGGCGAGAGGATGCGGTGGATCTCCACCAGCATCGCGCGAGGGTCGGGTACATGCTCCAGCGTTTCGATGAGCGTGACCACGTCGAAGCTGCCCGGGTCGAACGCGCACGCCTCGAGGAGCTCCTCCCGCACCGGAAGACCATAGACATCCCGTGCGTGCCGAGCCGCCCGCTCACCCAACTCCAGCCCGAGAACGTCGTAGCCTCGCTCCCTGGCGATGCGTGGCAACCTTCCGATCGAGCATCCCACGTCCAACAATCGACCCGTAGCGCGAACGCCGGCGACATGATCGAGAAGCGCTGAGAAATCTCGCGTCTGGAACCGCTCTTCGGCGTCGGAGAGCAACACGTCGACCCAGGCGTCGTTGGCGGCCGACTCGAACTGATAGAGTCGCTCGAGGGCCTGGGCGCTGGGACGCGGGTTCATGTACACGAGCCCGCAGCGCCCGCAGCGCACGAAGTCCAGACCTTCCTTGTGGAACCAGGGATCGGCTTCCCGCTCTCCGCACACGACGCAGGCGACGCGCTCGGCCAACTCCTCGCGCATCCGACCGGTGCTGGGATCGAGCAGTACCGCCATCTCCTCGCTCAGCAGATCGAAGAACCGGTCGCGGCCGCTCTCCTGCTCGTAGCCACCGCCGCTCACAGACGGCCCTCCTCCCAAGCCCGCACCAACGCGTCCGCGATGATGAGGTCGCGCTCGTCGTCGACGTTGGCCAGCCATGCCGTCGGCATTTCCAGTGCCGCAGGCGCTCGCCCCATCACGCGGCCCTCCTCCACGAGCGTGGCACGACGCACCGCGTACACGGCGCCGTTTCGGTAGTAGACCGGAGGCAGGTCCTGCCGGTTGAGCCGCTCCCGTTCCGGATCGAGCGGAACCAGCCGACCCTCACCCTCGAGGCGGTACA is a window from the Gemmatimonadota bacterium genome containing:
- a CDS encoding class I SAM-dependent methyltransferase, with product MSGGGYEQESGRDRFFDLLSEEMAVLLDPSTGRMREELAERVACVVCGEREADPWFHKEGLDFVRCGRCGLVYMNPRPSAQALERLYQFESAANDAWVDVLLSDAEERFQTRDFSALLDHVAGVRATGRLLDVGCSIGRLPRIARERGYDVLGLELGERAARHARDVYGLPVREELLEACAFDPGSFDVVTLIETLEHVPDPRAMLVEIHRILSPGGAFLVGVPNVASLGVLVLQGRARTFNRNHLVYFDARTLARLLEEVGFEVVRVLTAVSVLDSVLNHVQGFDPFGAPRSDRLPPELARRLALPEERARMDHWIEEAGLGYRLRVLARKAE